In Cupriavidus taiwanensis, the following proteins share a genomic window:
- a CDS encoding queuosine precursor transporter has product MTATTASPPQAGRVYRYYDFVMVAFVTVLLCSNLIGAAKAAQVTLPLIGTVTFGAGVLFFPISYIFGDVLTEVYGYGRDRRVVWAGFAALAFATFMSVVVLNMPVAPFMADYQQSLQDVFGNTWRIALGSLIAFCCGSFTNSYVLAKMKLWTAGRWLWTRTIGSTLAGELVDSSLFYVIAFYGIWPLEQVIQVAVAQYVLKTGWEVVMTPVTYKVVGFLKRAENEDYFDRHTNFTPFRVRV; this is encoded by the coding sequence ATGACTGCCACCACCGCCAGCCCGCCCCAGGCCGGCCGCGTCTACCGCTACTACGACTTCGTCATGGTGGCCTTCGTCACCGTGCTGCTGTGCTCGAACCTGATCGGCGCGGCCAAGGCGGCGCAAGTCACGCTGCCACTGATCGGCACGGTGACTTTCGGTGCGGGGGTGTTGTTTTTCCCGATCTCATACATCTTCGGCGACGTGCTGACCGAGGTCTACGGCTACGGCCGCGACCGGCGCGTGGTCTGGGCGGGTTTTGCCGCGCTGGCCTTCGCCACCTTCATGAGCGTGGTGGTGCTGAACATGCCGGTCGCGCCGTTCATGGCGGACTACCAGCAGAGCCTGCAGGACGTGTTCGGCAATACCTGGCGCATCGCGCTCGGTTCCCTGATCGCATTCTGCTGCGGCAGCTTTACCAACAGCTATGTGCTGGCCAAGATGAAGCTGTGGACCGCTGGCCGCTGGCTGTGGACGCGCACCATCGGCTCGACGCTGGCGGGCGAGCTGGTGGACTCGTCACTGTTCTACGTGATCGCCTTCTACGGCATCTGGCCGCTGGAGCAGGTGATCCAGGTGGCGGTGGCGCAGTACGTGCTGAAGACCGGCTGGGAAGTGGTGATGACGCCGGTCACGTACAAGGTGGTGGGCTTCCTCAAGCGCGCCGAGAACGAAGACTACTTCGACCGGCATACCAACTTCACGCCGTTCCGCGTCCGGGTCTAG